The following proteins are co-located in the Roseovarius arcticus genome:
- a CDS encoding YigZ family protein: MHQLTGIVSDRGSKYAVSGGPATSREEVDAFLKELKQAKKFAKATHNTWAVLLPDGTPLKGDDGEAGAGMVIVRMLERAKLTGQIIVVTRWYGGKHLGGDRFRHVQTCVDAWLAEFAG, translated from the coding sequence ATGCACCAACTGACCGGCATCGTCAGCGACCGGGGATCGAAATACGCGGTCTCCGGTGGCCCCGCCACCTCGCGCGAGGAAGTGGACGCGTTTCTCAAAGAGCTGAAACAGGCCAAGAAGTTCGCCAAGGCGACCCATAATACATGGGCGGTCCTGCTGCCGGACGGTACCCCGCTAAAGGGCGACGACGGCGAGGCGGGGGCCGGTATGGTTATCGTGAGAATGCTTGAGCGGGCGAAGCTAACCGGCCAGATCATCGTCGTCACGCGCTGGTATGGCGGCAAACATCTGGGCGGCGACCGGTTTCGTCACGTCCAGACCTGTGTGGACGCATGGCTGGCCGAGTTTGCCGGGTAG
- a CDS encoding M48 family metallopeptidase, with product MKKLTLLCVLALAACDVAPQSTGAPSGQRAVQPAKAPGVPTSGNIAQFNAVVASVEPVAEQECRARTTNLNCDFRIVVDDRPGQPANAFQTVDQQGRPILAFNLALIAEVRNRDELAFVMGHEAAHHISGHLERQRNNAMAGAVLLGGLASITGAGQGAIQNATDLGAGLGARTYSKDYELEADALGTVITKRAGYDPVRGAAFFTQIADPGDRFLGTHPPNAKRIETVRRVNDSL from the coding sequence ATGAAAAAGCTCACCTTGCTCTGCGTTCTGGCACTGGCTGCCTGCGACGTGGCGCCTCAATCCACGGGCGCGCCTTCTGGCCAGCGCGCCGTGCAGCCTGCCAAGGCACCGGGCGTTCCCACATCGGGCAACATCGCGCAGTTTAACGCCGTGGTTGCCTCGGTCGAGCCTGTGGCCGAGCAGGAATGCCGGGCGCGCACGACGAACCTAAACTGCGACTTCCGCATCGTCGTTGATGACCGGCCCGGTCAACCTGCCAACGCCTTTCAAACGGTTGACCAGCAGGGCCGCCCCATTCTGGCCTTCAACCTCGCGCTGATCGCCGAAGTGCGCAACCGCGACGAACTGGCGTTTGTCATGGGGCATGAAGCGGCGCACCACATCAGCGGCCACCTTGAGCGCCAGCGCAACAATGCGATGGCTGGCGCGGTCCTCTTGGGCGGACTGGCGTCAATCACTGGCGCCGGGCAGGGCGCGATCCAAAACGCGACCGACCTTGGTGCTGGCCTTGGCGCGCGCACCTATTCCAAGGATTACGAGTTGGAGGCAGACGCCCTCGGGACCGTTATTACCAAGCGGGCTGGATATGATCCGGTACGCGGGGCTGCGTTCTTTACCCAGATCGCAGATCCCGGCGACCGTTTCCTAGGAACGCACCCGCCCAACGCCAAGCGGATCGAAACGGTCCGGCGGGTCAACGACAGTCTCTGA
- a CDS encoding nitroreductase family protein has translation MPTPRPDVLDFLATRRSRPAKTLGLPVPDRADLIPMLEMAARSPDHGKLEPWRFVVLERGALVRLADAIPSHAAGLDAESVAKAQKQFADAHLAVAVIEVQRPSHKVPPIEQTYSAGAVCLALLNAALASGWGANWLSGWASHDTGFAAAALGLAPNERVAGLIHIGTETSAPPERPRPDIAAITTWLPE, from the coding sequence ATGCCGACCCCCCGCCCCGACGTGCTGGATTTTCTGGCCACCCGCCGCTCGCGCCCGGCCAAGACGCTGGGCCTGCCAGTGCCGGACCGCGCCGACCTGATCCCGATGCTAGAGATGGCCGCGCGCAGCCCGGATCATGGCAAGCTGGAGCCGTGGCGCTTTGTTGTGCTTGAGCGCGGCGCGCTGGTGCGTCTGGCGGATGCGATCCCCAGCCATGCGGCGGGCCTGGACGCCGAGTCCGTCGCGAAGGCGCAGAAACAATTTGCGGATGCCCATCTGGCCGTCGCAGTGATCGAGGTGCAGCGCCCCTCGCACAAAGTGCCCCCCATCGAGCAGACCTATTCCGCCGGGGCAGTCTGCCTTGCGCTGTTGAACGCCGCGCTTGCGTCCGGTTGGGGTGCAAACTGGCTAAGCGGCTGGGCAAGCCATGATACAGGCTTTGCCGCAGCCGCACTTGGCCTTGCCCCAAACGAGCGGGTCGCAGGGCTCATCCACATCGGCACCGAAACCAGCGCACCGCCAGAGCGGCCCCGACCCGACATCGCCGCGATCACGACGTGGCTGCCTGAGTGA
- a CDS encoding EI24 domain-containing protein, with amino-acid sequence MIFTSFTKALAQMGDPRFRRVLILGVALTLALLFAIYVAVLLSISWLTGDAVTLPLLGEVRWMDDLLGWTSLIAMLVMSVFLMVPVASAITGFFLDDVAAAVEARHYPDLPPVPRMPWMDTLRDTLGFLGVLIGVNLLALVLYIALPFGAFAIFWALNGYLLGREYFQLAAMRRLGRAGAQELRRRHWLRVWGAGVLMAIPLSIPLLNLVIPILGAATFTHLVHALRPDRGRTG; translated from the coding sequence GTGATCTTTACCTCCTTCACCAAAGCGCTGGCACAGATGGGCGATCCGCGATTTCGCCGGGTGCTAATTCTGGGCGTCGCCCTGACGCTGGCGCTGCTCTTTGCGATCTATGTGGCGGTTTTGTTGTCTATTTCATGGCTGACCGGCGACGCCGTCACCCTGCCCCTGCTGGGCGAGGTGCGGTGGATGGACGACCTGCTGGGCTGGACCAGCCTGATCGCGATGCTGGTAATGTCAGTCTTCCTGATGGTTCCAGTGGCGTCTGCCATCACCGGCTTTTTCCTTGATGATGTCGCGGCGGCGGTCGAGGCGCGGCACTATCCAGATCTGCCACCTGTCCCCCGGATGCCATGGATGGATACGCTCCGCGATACGCTGGGGTTTCTGGGTGTGCTAATCGGCGTGAACCTTCTGGCGCTTGTCCTCTATATCGCGCTTCCCTTTGGGGCATTCGCGATCTTTTGGGCGTTGAATGGATATCTGCTGGGCCGGGAGTATTTCCAGCTGGCGGCGATGCGCCGACTGGGCCGGGCAGGCGCGCAAGAGTTGCGGCGCCGTCACTGGCTGCGGGTCTGGGGCGCGGGTGTTCTGATGGCGATCCCTCTTTCGATACCGCTGCTTAATCTGGTAATTCCGATTCTAGGTGCCGCGACCTTTACCCACCTAGTCCACGCCCTTCGACCGGACCGGGGCCGAACCGGCTGA
- a CDS encoding DUF1467 family protein has protein sequence MSPVSGLVLFVMIWAMTFFVAIPIRLQTQGEAGDVVPGTHNGSPARHDLKKKAWITTAVAIVIWAIAAWCILSGAITLDDIDLFSRFGPGPVEGRGLGG, from the coding sequence ATGAGCCCCGTCTCTGGTTTGGTCCTCTTTGTGATGATTTGGGCCATGACGTTCTTTGTCGCCATTCCGATTCGCCTGCAAACCCAAGGCGAGGCAGGCGACGTGGTGCCCGGCACGCATAACGGATCGCCCGCGCGCCACGATCTCAAGAAAAAGGCATGGATCACTACCGCCGTCGCGATTGTCATTTGGGCCATTGCAGCGTGGTGCATCCTGTCAGGAGCTATAACACTGGACGATATCGACCTGTTCAGCCGGTTCGGCCCCGGTCCGGTCGAAGGGCGTGGACTAGGTGGGTAA
- the mce gene encoding methylmalonyl-CoA epimerase — translation MIGRLNHVAIAVPDLAAAIAQYSGALGANVGAPQDEPDHGVTVVFIELPNTKIELLYPLGDGSPIRGFLDKNPAGGIHHICYEVDDIAAARAQLTASGARVLGDGTPKIGAHGKPVIFLHPKDFNGCLIELEEV, via the coding sequence ATGATCGGACGCCTCAATCACGTCGCTATCGCTGTGCCCGATCTCGCCGCTGCGATCGCGCAATATTCGGGCGCATTGGGCGCGAACGTGGGCGCGCCGCAGGACGAGCCGGATCATGGCGTGACCGTCGTTTTCATCGAGTTGCCGAATACAAAGATCGAGCTTTTGTACCCTCTGGGCGACGGCAGCCCGATTCGCGGCTTCTTGGACAAGAACCCGGCGGGCGGCATTCATCACATCTGCTATGAGGTGGACGACATCGCCGCTGCGCGCGCGCAGTTGACCGCGTCAGGCGCGCGCGTCCTGGGGGATGGTACGCCCAAAATTGGCGCACACGGCAAGCCTGTGATCTTCTTGCATCCCAAGGATTTTAACGGGTGTCTGATTGAGTTGGAGGAAGTCTGA
- a CDS encoding response regulator — translation MDDLPVLTPIINPTAARPLLGMTVLVVEDSLYACDAMRLMCLHSGARIRRADCLRSARRHLQVYRPSVVIIDLGLPDGSGLDLIEELAAATPRVASILGASGMDGSEAGAIAAGADGFIDKPLTNLGVFQQTILATLPQDRQPTGPRVLRNEDVCPDPLAYRDDMAHVSNLLDEHSDGPVLDYVAQFLVGVARSADDMQLAQAADALSNQRRTGAALNTHLAQVAGLVQERLTNRAAM, via the coding sequence ATGGACGATCTGCCGGTACTGACCCCCATCATCAACCCCACCGCCGCCCGCCCGCTATTGGGAATGACGGTGCTGGTGGTCGAAGATAGCCTTTACGCCTGCGATGCGATGCGGCTGATGTGCCTGCACTCGGGCGCACGTATCAGACGCGCGGACTGCCTGCGCTCTGCCCGGCGGCACTTGCAGGTCTACCGCCCGTCTGTGGTGATCATCGATCTGGGTCTACCGGACGGATCGGGCCTGGACCTGATCGAGGAATTAGCCGCCGCCACCCCGCGCGTTGCCAGCATCCTTGGCGCCAGCGGTATGGATGGCAGCGAGGCAGGTGCCATCGCCGCAGGTGCAGATGGTTTTATCGACAAACCACTGACGAATTTGGGCGTTTTTCAGCAGACAATCCTCGCGACCCTGCCCCAAGATCGTCAGCCTACCGGTCCCCGCGTCTTGCGAAATGAGGATGTGTGCCCCGACCCACTGGCCTATCGCGACGACATGGCGCACGTCTCTAACCTGCTGGACGAGCATTCGGACGGCCCGGTGCTAGATTACGTGGCACAGTTTCTGGTCGGCGTCGCACGCTCGGCCGATGATATGCAACTGGCGCAGGCGGCTGATGCACTGTCGAACCAGCGACGCACTGGCGCGGCCCTGAACACACATCTGGCGCAGGTCGCCGGCCTCGTGCAAGAGCGGCTGACCAACCGGGCAGCGATGTAA
- a CDS encoding GNAT family N-acetyltransferase produces the protein MSDPRPLGPVVEGWTPPPAPADLHMQGTHVRLEPLDAEAHAALLYSAFDGHDDVWDYMPTGPFASSAQFHRWMREITASPDYVFFAIYDIAREAYGGLASFLRIKPQAGSIEVGYIAMAPQLQRTVAATEAMYLMMAWAFQAGYRRYEWKCDALNMPSRRAAQRLGLSYEGIFRQAVVVKGRNRDTAWFAAIDAEWPALDEAFRLWLDASNFDSTGQQKSSLSDLTRLVRASGDPALGQE, from the coding sequence ATGAGTGATCCCCGCCCCCTCGGCCCTGTTGTGGAGGGTTGGACGCCGCCGCCAGCACCCGCTGACCTGCACATGCAGGGCACTCATGTCCGGCTAGAGCCGTTGGACGCCGAGGCCCACGCGGCGCTGCTATACAGCGCATTTGACGGGCACGATGACGTCTGGGATTACATGCCCACTGGGCCATTCGCCTCATCAGCGCAGTTTCACCGCTGGATGCGCGAAATTACGGCATCGCCTGACTATGTCTTTTTCGCCATCTACGACATCGCGCGCGAGGCTTATGGCGGGTTGGCGTCATTCTTGCGGATCAAACCGCAGGCAGGATCGATTGAGGTCGGCTATATCGCCATGGCGCCGCAGTTGCAGCGCACCGTCGCGGCGACCGAGGCAATGTATCTGATGATGGCCTGGGCATTTCAAGCTGGCTACCGCCGATATGAGTGGAAATGCGATGCGCTTAATATGCCGTCGCGCCGGGCAGCGCAGCGGCTGGGTCTGAGCTATGAGGGGATTTTTCGGCAAGCGGTCGTGGTCAAAGGACGCAATCGCGACACCGCGTGGTTCGCTGCAATCGACGCTGAATGGCCTGCTCTGGACGAGGCCTTTCGCCTGTGGCTGGATGCGTCAAACTTCGATAGCACGGGCCAGCAAAAATCTTCGCTCAGCGATCTGACGCGGCTGGTGCGGGCGTCGGGCGATCCTGCACTGGGGCAAGAATAG
- the aspS gene encoding aspartate--tRNA ligase: MHAYRSHTCADLTKSDVGDTVRLSGWVHRIRDHGGVLFIDLRDHYGMTQLICDPDSPVFAQVDAVRSEWCIRIDGSVKARDAALVNPKLPTGEVEVFIRDIEVLGASKELPLMVFGDQEYPEETRLKHRYLDLRREAMQRNITLRSDVVASMRRRMWDQKFREYQTPIITASSPEGARDFLVPSRLHPGKFYALPQAPQLFKQLIMVSGFDKYFQIAPCFRDEDPRADRSPTDFYQLDLEMSFVEQQDVFDTIQPVVQGIFEEFGKGRAVDTEWPQISYADSALWYGTDKPDLRNPIKMQVVSEHFAGSGFAIFAKLLEQEGTQIRAIPAPGGGSRKFCDRMNAFAQKEGLPGMGYIFWRDQGEGMEAAGPLAKNIGPERTEAIRQQLGLGVGDAAFFLGGKPSAFERVAGKARTEIGSELKLTDENRFAFAWIVDFPMYEADEETGKIDFSHNPFSMPQGGLDALQGDPLKVLGYQYDLACNGYELISGAIRNHRLDIMIAAFEKAGYDEAEVHSRFGGLVQAFQYGAPPHGGCAAGIDRIVMLLADEANIREVIMFPMNQRAEDLMMNAPSAPTSDQLMDLGLRVIPQE; the protein is encoded by the coding sequence ATGCACGCCTATCGCAGCCATACCTGCGCCGACCTGACGAAATCAGACGTGGGCGACACTGTGCGCCTGTCAGGCTGGGTCCACCGCATCCGCGACCACGGCGGCGTCCTTTTTATTGATCTGCGCGATCACTACGGCATGACGCAGCTTATCTGCGATCCTGACAGCCCCGTCTTTGCCCAAGTCGACGCCGTGCGCAGCGAATGGTGCATCCGTATCGACGGCAGCGTCAAGGCGCGCGACGCCGCTTTGGTGAACCCCAAATTGCCGACTGGCGAGGTCGAGGTGTTTATCCGCGACATAGAAGTTCTGGGCGCGTCCAAGGAACTGCCACTGATGGTGTTTGGCGATCAGGAGTACCCCGAAGAAACACGGCTGAAGCATCGCTATCTGGACCTGCGCCGCGAGGCGATGCAGCGCAACATAACCCTGCGCAGCGATGTCGTCGCCTCGATGCGCCGCAGGATGTGGGATCAAAAATTCCGCGAATACCAAACGCCGATCATCACCGCGTCGTCGCCTGAGGGCGCGCGCGATTTTCTGGTGCCGTCGCGCCTGCACCCCGGCAAGTTCTACGCGCTCCCCCAGGCGCCGCAGCTGTTCAAGCAGCTGATCATGGTGTCGGGCTTTGATAAATACTTTCAGATTGCGCCATGCTTTCGCGACGAGGACCCGCGCGCCGATCGCTCACCGACTGATTTCTACCAGCTCGATCTCGAGATGTCGTTTGTCGAGCAGCAGGATGTTTTCGACACGATTCAGCCCGTCGTCCAGGGCATCTTTGAAGAGTTCGGGAAGGGCCGCGCTGTTGACACCGAATGGCCCCAGATCAGCTATGCAGACTCCGCGCTTTGGTATGGCACTGACAAGCCTGACTTGCGCAACCCGATCAAGATGCAGGTCGTCAGCGAGCATTTCGCAGGCTCCGGATTTGCCATCTTTGCCAAGTTGCTGGAGCAAGAGGGCACCCAAATCCGCGCCATCCCTGCGCCCGGCGGTGGGTCGCGTAAATTCTGCGACCGCATGAACGCATTTGCACAAAAGGAAGGCTTGCCGGGGATGGGGTACATCTTCTGGCGCGATCAAGGCGAAGGGATGGAAGCCGCCGGCCCACTGGCCAAGAACATCGGGCCTGAGCGCACTGAGGCGATCCGCCAGCAATTGGGCCTTGGCGTTGGCGACGCCGCATTCTTCCTTGGCGGGAAGCCATCTGCGTTCGAGCGTGTGGCAGGCAAAGCGCGCACCGAGATTGGCAGTGAGCTAAAGCTGACGGATGAAAACCGGTTCGCTTTTGCGTGGATCGTCGACTTCCCGATGTACGAGGCCGATGAGGAGACGGGCAAGATCGACTTCTCGCACAATCCTTTTTCGATGCCGCAGGGCGGGCTGGATGCGCTGCAAGGCGATCCTCTAAAAGTGCTGGGATATCAATATGATCTGGCGTGCAATGGATATGAGCTGATTTCGGGCGCGATCCGTAACCACCGCCTCGACATCATGATCGCCGCGTTTGAAAAGGCAGGCTATGACGAGGCCGAAGTGCACAGCCGTTTCGGCGGGCTCGTCCAGGCGTTCCAATACGGCGCGCCGCCCCATGGTGGCTGCGCGGCGGGTATCGACCGCATTGTCATGCTGCTGGCGGACGAGGCGAACATTCGCGAGGTCATCATGTTCCCGATGAACCAGCGCGCCGAGGATCTGATGATGAACGCCCCCAGCGCGCCAACATCAGATCAACTAATGGATCTGGGCCTGCGGGTCATTCCGCAGGAGTGA
- a CDS encoding aminodeoxychorismate synthase component I, whose amino-acid sequence MEIRFDHGPGGMDACLFAAPRRMILAKCAKDVPAALAALDGARAAGAWLAGYASYEMGYALEPRLAPLMPPRRRLPLLCFGVYDAPTPAPDLPQGSASLSDLAPAWDEARYSEAFRTVHDYIGAGDIYQANLTFPLTAQTTGDPAALYAALAVLQPVRFGALVTQADGPSILSRSPELFFRTDAAGRIETRPMKGTQPRSADAAEDARRRMFLASDDKNRAENLMIVDLLRNDLSRICSAGTVTVPELFTVESYSTVHQMTSLITGQMAAGVGLAEILAALFPCGSITGAPKLRAMQILAALEQAPREIYCGTIGWAAPDGRAEFNVAIRTLLLERGHATLNVGGGVIHDSTAEAEYEEALWKTRFAQLKS is encoded by the coding sequence GTGGAAATTCGTTTCGATCATGGGCCGGGGGGCATGGATGCATGCCTCTTTGCCGCGCCGCGCCGGATGATCTTGGCCAAGTGTGCAAAGGACGTGCCTGCCGCGCTCGCCGCCCTCGATGGCGCGCGGGCGGCTGGTGCATGGCTCGCCGGCTATGCCAGCTACGAAATGGGTTATGCGCTTGAGCCGCGCCTCGCGCCACTGATGCCACCGCGCCGCCGCCTGCCGCTGCTTTGCTTTGGTGTTTATGATGCGCCGACGCCCGCGCCCGACTTGCCGCAGGGAAGCGCCAGCCTCAGCGATCTGGCACCGGCTTGGGACGAGGCCCGCTATAGCGAGGCCTTCCGCACTGTCCACGACTATATCGGCGCCGGGGATATCTATCAGGCGAACCTCACCTTTCCACTCACCGCGCAGACGACCGGCGATCCTGCTGCGCTCTACGCGGCCCTCGCGGTCCTTCAGCCTGTCCGCTTTGGCGCGCTGGTAACGCAAGCGGACGGCCCCTCGATCCTGTCGCGCTCTCCCGAGCTGTTCTTTCGCACGGACGCGGCGGGCCGGATTGAGACACGCCCCATGAAAGGCACGCAGCCTCGCAGCGCTGATGCCGCCGAGGATGCGCGGCGCCGCATGTTTCTGGCCAGCGACGACAAGAATCGCGCCGAAAACTTGATGATTGTTGACCTCTTGCGCAACGATCTCAGCCGCATTTGCAGCGCCGGAACCGTAACCGTGCCAGAGCTTTTCACGGTCGAGAGCTATAGCACCGTGCACCAGATGACCTCGCTGATCACGGGCCAGATGGCGGCAGGCGTCGGCCTCGCGGAAATCCTCGCAGCGCTCTTTCCCTGCGGATCGATCACTGGTGCGCCCAAGCTACGCGCGATGCAGATATTGGCGGCGCTAGAGCAGGCCCCGCGCGAAATATACTGCGGAACCATCGGCTGGGCCGCGCCAGACGGGCGCGCAGAGTTCAACGTCGCCATTCGCACGCTTTTACTAGAGCGCGGCCATGCCACGCTGAACGTCGGCGGCGGGGTCATCCACGACAGCACGGCAGAGGCCGAGTATGAGGAGGCGCTGTGGAAAACACGCTTCGCGCAACTGAAGAGCTGA